TGAGGCCGAGACCCACCCAGCCGTGCACGCTGGACACGTCCTCGTGCAGCTCATCGAGGTAACCAGCGCGCGCCCGCTCCAGGTCACCGGCTACCAGGGCGAGGTCGGCCGCGGTGGTGCCCGCCACCGTGGCCCCGACGTCGTCCGGTGCGGCGCGCAGTCGGCCAAAAGCGGCCGGATCGACCAGTAGGTACCTCCGGAGCACGGCTCGGGCGTCGAGCAGGCCCTCCGGTGGCGCCGCCAGCACCGTGAGACCGACGACTGCCTTCGCTGTCGGGTCACGGCGCTCCCAGGCTGCCGCCAGGGCCTCCCGGTCGGCTGGGTCGACACGTACGTTGTGGCCCCGCCACATCGCGCGGTGATCGGCGGCGACGGCGCACGCCGCGTCGAGCGCGGCGGCGGGAACCTGGTCCTCCTGGCACGCCTTCAGCTCCGTGTGCAGGGTGTCGACGAACCGCTGGCCGTGCCCGGTCAACCGGCCGGACGCCGCCAGCACCCGCAGGACGCCGAGGGTCTGCCGTCGCCACAGTGCGAACTCGAAGTCCGCAGCGGCCCGCTCGCCGGACGGTGCGTGGTGTCGGTGGGACCGCCAGAACTGGGTGATGCCGACGAACGCGTACGCGCCTTGGAGGAGGCCGGCAAGGGGTCTGGGGTCGTCCCGCCAGGGGGCGTAGTAGCGGATGTCGCCGCCGCCCTCGACGAGGGTGAGCAGATGGGACAGCGCACCGAGCTTGTGGTGCTGCGACTCGTGCACCAGGGTGACGGCCAGTTGTGCCGCGTCGTCGGGCTCGGAGAGCAGCACACCACCAAAGGCCTCGGCACCGGATGCGGACAGTTGCCGGAAACGGGCCCGACGCGGCACCGGTACCACGCTCCGCAACGTCTCCGCGATCGCCTGGGCCCGGTCGCGCTGCTGACTGACCAGCAGCTCCCAGGCTCGGGCGAGAAGCGCGCGCCAACGAACGATCTCGGGCGCCGACAGCGGCTCGGGCGCCGAAGGGCCCCGCAGGTCGCGGTACACGTCACGATCGTGCAGCTCGACTCGGAGCTCGACGCCGTCCGCATGGACCTCGACGATGATCGGCGCATGCCAGTTGGGGTCGGCGGCCACACAACGGATCGTCTGGGCGGCGCTCACCAGCTCGACCTGCCCGGCACGGGCCCGCGCCCGGACGACCAGGACGTCCGGCAGGATCGAGGCGGCCCCCACGGTGGGTAACACGGCCACACCCTCTCGCGCCGGGATGTCGAGGTCGAAGGACAGGCCCGCCCGTACGGCGCTCGCCGCCGCCAGCGCGTGCAGGTATCCGACGTCCAACCACAGCGGGAGGGAGGGGTCGGGATCACCGTGCAGCCGACGCAAGGTGTGCGCGGCCCAGATGCCTACCTGCGGCTGGGCAAGGACATCCTCGGTGACGGCTGGATCAGCAGCATGCGCCTCAGCCAGGAGCTGCCAGGCGTCGGCGACCGAAGCGAGCGGACCAGTGGCGTCGGGCCGCGCGGCGCAACTGTCCAGGAGCGCCCGCAGCACGATCAGCCGCCAACTGCGCTCGGACCGCCAGAGCGCCGTGATGGTCCGTTCGTCGCCAGCACCACTGGCAAGGGCATGGAAGTGCTCGGGATCAAGGTACGTCGGGCCCACCGACACGGAATCACACGACATGGTCCTCCGATTCCGGCCCCGTAGGCCGTATCCGACTCGGGAAGGAGCCGTTGTAGCCGCTGATACTGCCCCCCGAATCGGCAACTCTCTCCCGCACCCGCGAGATGGCCGCAGTCATGCCGGTGCGGTCGACGGATGGCAAGGACCCAATGTCCACCGTCGACAAATCGAGCAATTCCGACTCGATACCGGCGAGGCCTTCCTCCATGAACGGCAACCCTTCCGACGATGGCACTCAGTAGCTCCATCATCGCTT
The nucleotide sequence above comes from Micromonospora luteifusca. Encoded proteins:
- a CDS encoding HEXXH motif domain-containing protein encodes the protein MSCDSVSVGPTYLDPEHFHALASGAGDERTITALWRSERSWRLIVLRALLDSCAARPDATGPLASVADAWQLLAEAHAADPAVTEDVLAQPQVGIWAAHTLRRLHGDPDPSLPLWLDVGYLHALAAASAVRAGLSFDLDIPAREGVAVLPTVGAASILPDVLVVRARARAGQVELVSAAQTIRCVAADPNWHAPIIVEVHADGVELRVELHDRDVYRDLRGPSAPEPLSAPEIVRWRALLARAWELLVSQQRDRAQAIAETLRSVVPVPRRARFRQLSASGAEAFGGVLLSEPDDAAQLAVTLVHESQHHKLGALSHLLTLVEGGGDIRYYAPWRDDPRPLAGLLQGAYAFVGITQFWRSHRHHAPSGERAAADFEFALWRRQTLGVLRVLAASGRLTGHGQRFVDTLHTELKACQEDQVPAAALDAACAVAADHRAMWRGHNVRVDPADREALAAAWERRDPTAKAVVGLTVLAAPPEGLLDARAVLRRYLLVDPAAFGRLRAAPDDVGATVAGTTAADLALVAGDLERARAGYLDELHEDVSSVHGWVGLGLTQLDRPADPVTRALLGCPELVLAVVDGLRSRGHRTAVPDPIELATWVGRLVTGRVLDPVDPAGWLAA